DNA sequence from the Synergistaceae bacterium genome:
AGGCAGTACTCGAAACGTTAATTTATTGCAAAAAAATTTTTATTCCCCTGTTGATATATTTTCAGCAAGGGAATTTTTTTTGTGATTTATTCTTGAGTATTCGCGGGAATCGATATTGTATTATTCTGTGCTGAAAGAGTCGGCGCCGGCTTCTCCGTGAAAATTATTTCAGCTTGTACACCTGTAGCACTTGCAACTGAGCTTAAAACTTTTCTCGCGTTCTCGTCGGAGTGTGCTAATATACCCCGTTCGATTTCATGAGCTTTTACTTTTTCGAGGTCTGATAAAATTTCTCTGTTCTGATCTTCAAGTTTTACGGACGTGAAAATCCCCGCGTATTGATCATATACTTCAAGAGTATTCATATCGGCGTAAATGTCAGTAATTTCGCTGTGAGGCAGTGAGATAATTACTTTATTGTTTACGTTCTCGGATACTTGAGCCTTTGACAAATCGCAGCCGCATACGATTGTCCCGTTATATTTGAGCATGAATTTGCGAGTCGTGCCGGGTATATTTGCGCTCAAAAAAGGAATCTTCACGCCCTCTGAAAATGTTACGATTGATTGAAAAGTTTCGCGCACTGTAGCGAGCTCGCTGACGTTCTGGATTCCGGCCAAGATTGTAGATCTTACGGAAATATTTTGCGGCTTTCTTTCTTTCTTGCGCGTAAATAATAATACGTTTATAGCAACTGAGGCAACGAGAGCTAATATTATTAAAATTGTCGCCAAATTTGAGTCCTCCTGTCTATATTTATTATATTCATGTATATAATAACAGAAAAAATTTGCGAGTTATCAAGTAAAATATTATAATCACTATAAATTTATGAATTATAATTATTTGGAGGAGTTATCTATGCTCTTAACGGAACGGCACGGAACGGCACGGAACGGCACGGAACGGCACGGAACGGCACGGAACGGCACGGAACGGCACGGGCTTATTTCGTGGTGTCTTGAGTGGCTGAATAGTGAATCGAGTTTTATTTTCTGGCTTATTGTGTTAAATATTCCTGTTTCAAGCGTTGTCTATCCTGATTTCTTGATTAGCTATAAATCTTTTATTACTGAGTCTATGATTCTTGCGCGTGATATATCAATGATATTTTTATGGGTAGTCGTTATAGATTTCGTGATTTATTTAATTTTATCGAGATATGAACGTTTGCTGAAAATCGTAAAATGTATTTTCTTGACTATAAATATTTGCGTATTCTTGATTGATTTGTTTACGATATATTTTTTCCAATTCCCGTTAAATTCTACGATGATTGAAGTTCTCTCGGTCTCTAATGTGCGTGAGAGCGGCGAATTTGCTCAGACTTATGGGACTAATGTACAATTTTGGCTGTTTATTGCGTTTGTCGGAGTGTTATTATTTATGGCTTGGCAGTTATTCAAGCTGATTAGCAGAAAAAAAATTTTATTATTCCTGATTTTGATTACAGGTGCTTCACTGGGAGTATATGCAGCCCGCAATGAGGTCAATGTAGGGAAGGGCTATGAGCGTTTCTTGAGTTCGCTTGCTCCTGTGAGATTGATTTACATGGCTTCAAGTTTTTATATTGACAAAAT
Encoded proteins:
- a CDS encoding DUF4230 domain-containing protein, which gives rise to MATILIILALVASVAINVLLFTRKKERKPQNISVRSTILAGIQNVSELATVRETFQSIVTFSEGVKIPFLSANIPGTTRKFMLKYNGTIVCGCDLSKAQVSENVNNKVIISLPHSEITDIYADMNTLEVYDQYAGIFTSVKLEDQNREILSDLEKVKAHEIERGILAHSDENARKVLSSVASATGVQAEIIFTEKPAPTLSAQNNTISIPANTQE